A window of Deinococcus cellulosilyticus NBRC 106333 = KACC 11606 contains these coding sequences:
- a CDS encoding alpha-amylase family glycosyl hydrolase produces the protein MTLAKDQPAKQTKKKVEPSHIPGMGAIPSPEGVSFRVWAPHATAVCVGGDFNNWNKTEHRLAKEKNGYWSVFVPGVKPGATYKFRIKNKSFDEWKMDPYAREVTSSVGECIVYDPTFDWGDLQEYRVPPWNEMVIYEMHVGTFNASEGERGTFDSAIEKLDYLSELGVNTLLIMPPMEFAGDISWGYNPAHPFAVEGAYGGPNALKRFVKAAHEKGIAVLIDVVYNHFGPSDLDLWQFDGWSENDKGGIYFYNDWRSATPWGDTRPDYGREEVRQYIRDNALLWLEEFHMDGLRFDATAYIRNVQGNENPGDDLEEGWGLLRWINDEIEARQPWKITIAEDLRGNALVTAPTSEGGLGFDAQWDAGFVHPVREALIVQEDVHRNTQAVANAVTNCYNNEAFSRVIYTESHDEVANGHARVPEEIWPNNSGSYYAKKRSTLGACITFTSPGIPMIFQGQEMLAGGWFDDNNMLDWTLGEQNQGITQLYRDLKQLRQNASGTTAGLKGPHVTVHRVDIDKKMLAYHRFEQGGPKDDVIVVVNLSGTALEHFCIGFPRGGLWKVRFNSDWNGYDSEFNNVPSNHVTANEGEMDGMPFNAHVSVGPYSAVILSQDE, from the coding sequence ATGACTTTAGCAAAGGATCAACCCGCCAAGCAGACCAAAAAGAAAGTGGAGCCCTCCCACATCCCGGGCATGGGAGCCATTCCCAGTCCCGAAGGGGTCAGTTTCCGGGTCTGGGCACCCCACGCCACCGCTGTCTGTGTGGGCGGAGATTTCAACAACTGGAACAAAACCGAGCACCGGCTCGCAAAAGAAAAAAATGGTTACTGGTCTGTTTTTGTGCCTGGAGTGAAACCGGGTGCAACCTACAAGTTCAGAATCAAAAACAAGAGTTTCGACGAATGGAAGATGGACCCTTACGCCCGTGAAGTGACCAGTTCTGTTGGCGAATGCATTGTCTATGACCCCACCTTCGACTGGGGCGACCTGCAGGAGTACCGCGTTCCACCCTGGAACGAGATGGTCATTTACGAAATGCATGTGGGCACCTTCAATGCCTCCGAAGGCGAGCGGGGCACTTTTGATTCTGCCATCGAAAAACTGGATTACCTCTCTGAACTCGGGGTGAACACCCTGCTGATCATGCCCCCCATGGAATTTGCAGGGGACATCTCCTGGGGATACAACCCTGCCCACCCCTTCGCTGTGGAAGGGGCTTATGGTGGACCCAATGCCCTGAAGCGTTTTGTGAAGGCCGCACACGAAAAAGGCATCGCTGTCCTGATCGACGTGGTCTACAACCACTTCGGACCCTCTGACCTGGACCTCTGGCAATTCGATGGCTGGAGTGAGAACGACAAGGGGGGCATCTACTTCTACAATGACTGGCGCTCAGCCACCCCCTGGGGCGACACCCGCCCCGACTATGGCCGTGAAGAAGTGCGCCAGTACATCCGGGACAACGCCCTTTTGTGGCTGGAAGAATTCCACATGGACGGCCTGCGCTTTGATGCAACAGCTTACATCCGCAATGTGCAGGGCAATGAGAACCCCGGAGACGACCTTGAGGAAGGCTGGGGCCTGTTGCGCTGGATCAACGACGAGATTGAGGCCAGACAGCCCTGGAAAATCACCATCGCAGAAGACCTGCGCGGCAATGCCCTGGTGACTGCACCCACCTCTGAAGGGGGTCTGGGCTTTGATGCCCAGTGGGATGCTGGCTTTGTGCACCCGGTGCGCGAGGCCCTCATCGTGCAGGAGGATGTCCACCGCAACACCCAGGCCGTGGCAAACGCCGTGACCAACTGCTACAACAATGAAGCCTTCAGTCGGGTGATTTACACCGAATCCCACGATGAAGTCGCCAACGGACATGCACGGGTCCCCGAAGAAATCTGGCCCAACAATTCTGGCAGTTACTACGCCAAGAAGCGCTCCACCCTCGGGGCCTGCATCACCTTCACCTCCCCGGGCATTCCCATGATCTTCCAGGGACAGGAAATGCTCGCCGGAGGCTGGTTTGACGACAACAACATGCTCGACTGGACCCTCGGCGAACAAAATCAGGGGATCACCCAGCTTTACCGGGACCTCAAACAGCTGAGACAGAATGCCTCCGGGACCACCGCTGGCCTCAAAGGGCCCCACGTGACGGTGCACCGGGTCGACATCGACAAGAAAATGCTGGCCTACCACCGCTTTGAACAGGGAGGCCCGAAAGACGATGTCATTGTGGTGGTCAACCTCTCTGGAACAGCCCTGGAACACTTCTGCATCGGGTTCCCACGTGGAGGCCTCTGGAAGGTCCGCTTCAATTCCGACTGGAACGGCTACGACAGCGAATTCAACAATGTCCCGAGCAACCACGTGACTGCCAATGAGGGAGAAATGGACGGCATGCCCTTCAATGCCCATGTCTCTGTGGGACCCTACAGTGCCGTGATCCTCTCGCAGGATGAGTAA
- a CDS encoding nucleoside deaminase, with amino-acid sequence MSKVRPEDRPFLLRTLELARESVEKGSSPIGCVIVDGQGNIIAEGRNRAHESWPNQPHEIADSSFAHAEMVAFYRLGRVKNPEECTLYSSLEPCLMCGGAIGMIQLARVVWACDDPWGGSGRLIKWDMHPAYEKTEVVPCPFEDLEQEAAKLFAPEAKKAYPEEGWKAWVERYPETAELAEKP; translated from the coding sequence ATGAGTAAAGTCAGACCGGAGGACCGCCCCTTTCTGCTGCGCACCCTGGAACTCGCCAGGGAAAGCGTGGAAAAGGGGTCCTCCCCCATTGGTTGCGTGATTGTGGACGGTCAGGGCAACATCATCGCAGAGGGTCGCAACCGCGCCCACGAATCCTGGCCCAATCAGCCACATGAAATCGCAGACTCCAGTTTCGCCCACGCAGAAATGGTGGCCTTCTACCGTCTGGGCCGGGTGAAAAATCCAGAGGAGTGCACGCTGTACTCCTCCCTGGAGCCCTGCCTGATGTGCGGAGGGGCCATCGGGATGATTCAGCTTGCAAGGGTGGTGTGGGCCTGCGATGATCCGTGGGGAGGCTCAGGTCGCCTGATCAAGTGGGACATGCACCCGGCCTACGAAAAGACAGAAGTGGTGCCTTGCCCCTTTGAGGACCTCGAGCAGGAAGCCGCAAAACTGTTCGCCCCGGAAGCAAAAAAAGCCTATCCAGAAGAAGGATGGAAAGCCTGGGTCGAGAGATATCCAGAAACAGCAGAGCTGGCAGAAAAACCATAA
- the metX gene encoding homoserine O-acetyltransferase MetX, protein MRFEFAFETDEGAIPFTFVAKSQHDYTITPSYKWFFEREPLILDSGRTLSNIRVGYHTYGKLNETRDNAILVCHALTGTSAVHRWWADIFGEGKTLDPTKHFIVCSNILGGCSGTSGPKEIGLDPITIHDMVRVQKELVRDLGIKKLTVIGGSMGGMQALEWVRSYPECLKKAIIIAAPPRHSAWAKSFNVSQRNAITSDPDWKGGKYLEQPHGLAIARQIAMISYRSPESYQMTQGGQSKFKPNQSAIQTYLEYHGEKLLKRFDANTYLLITQAMDLFDVTEDELRRNTVPTLVIGISTDILYPASEVKAMADQMKNSEYWELQSPHGHDAFLIEDEALNQKFLEFLAK, encoded by the coding sequence ATGCGCTTCGAGTTCGCATTCGAGACCGATGAGGGAGCCATCCCGTTTACGTTCGTCGCCAAAAGCCAGCACGACTACACCATCACACCCAGTTACAAGTGGTTCTTTGAAAGAGAACCCCTGATCCTGGATTCGGGTCGGACCCTCAGCAACATCCGGGTGGGTTACCACACTTATGGAAAGCTGAACGAAACCCGCGACAATGCCATCCTGGTGTGCCATGCCCTCACCGGAACCAGTGCCGTGCACCGCTGGTGGGCCGACATTTTCGGGGAAGGGAAGACCCTGGACCCCACAAAGCACTTCATTGTGTGTTCCAACATCCTGGGGGGGTGTTCAGGAACCTCTGGACCCAAGGAAATCGGTCTGGACCCCATCACCATCCACGACATGGTGCGGGTGCAGAAAGAACTGGTGCGGGACCTCGGCATCAAGAAACTGACGGTCATTGGTGGGAGCATGGGCGGCATGCAGGCGCTCGAATGGGTCAGAAGCTACCCCGAGTGCCTCAAAAAAGCCATCATCATTGCTGCACCCCCCCGCCACAGCGCCTGGGCCAAGAGCTTCAATGTCTCCCAGCGCAACGCCATCACCAGTGATCCTGACTGGAAGGGCGGCAAATACCTGGAGCAACCCCATGGACTTGCCATTGCCCGCCAGATCGCCATGATCAGTTACCGCAGCCCCGAATCCTACCAGATGACCCAGGGCGGGCAATCCAAGTTCAAACCCAACCAGAGCGCCATCCAGACCTACCTGGAGTACCACGGAGAAAAACTCCTCAAACGTTTTGATGCCAACACCTACCTGCTGATCACCCAGGCGATGGACCTCTTTGATGTCACCGAAGATGAACTGCGCCGCAACACCGTCCCCACACTGGTCATTGGCATCTCCACGGACATCCTGTACCCGGCCAGCGAAGTGAAGGCGATGGCAGACCAGATGAAGAACAGCGAATACTGGGAACTGCAGAGCCCACACGGACACGATGCTTTCCTGATTGAGGACGAGGCCTTGAACCAGAAGTTTCTGGAATTTCTGGCGAAGTGA
- a CDS encoding serine hydrolase domain-containing protein, producing the protein MKRLLFMSLLLTACQGGLSQPSNPQPPTRTPEMLLEERSKEIITQYKLPSLSIVIARDSKILTQATSGVRKYGSPEKVTLQDVHHLGSISKSFTATLIATYVENKKLSFNDTLKDLLPGMKMLKAYEDITIDQLLSHRSGIVANLMEDESWWDGSIPLATRKASFLKTLLQTPLEHDPGKAFEYSNAGYALLAMIAEQVGKKPYEELLDLRIFKPLQMKNCSVGFTWDTSKVTQPWPHILKNNLPSAIPPVYPTQENKTIAGNTEVINGADNVRCPMSDLVRYLQDHLNGENGKKGLLRPDTYRELHKDHHGDDYGYGWVVQQSPEGVVLGHDGSNTLNYARMVLVPKSNLILFGATNIGSENAGTAIEAGMAEAVKLNTP; encoded by the coding sequence GTGAAACGTTTATTGTTCATGTCTTTGTTGCTGACCGCATGTCAGGGTGGGCTTTCTCAGCCATCCAACCCCCAGCCACCCACCAGAACCCCGGAAATGCTGCTTGAAGAGCGCTCCAAAGAAATCATCACACAATACAAACTGCCCTCCCTGAGCATTGTGATCGCCAGAGACAGCAAGATCCTCACCCAGGCCACCAGTGGCGTGCGCAAGTATGGATCACCTGAGAAAGTGACGTTGCAGGATGTGCATCACCTTGGGTCCATCAGCAAATCCTTCACGGCCACCCTGATTGCCACTTACGTTGAAAACAAGAAACTGTCATTCAATGACACCCTCAAAGACCTGCTGCCAGGAATGAAGATGCTCAAGGCGTACGAGGACATCACCATCGACCAGTTGCTGTCCCACCGGTCTGGCATTGTGGCCAACCTGATGGAAGATGAATCCTGGTGGGATGGCAGCATTCCACTGGCGACCCGCAAAGCGTCCTTCCTGAAGACACTGCTGCAAACCCCACTGGAGCATGATCCAGGCAAGGCTTTTGAATACTCCAATGCTGGATATGCCCTGCTGGCCATGATTGCAGAGCAGGTGGGCAAAAAACCCTATGAAGAACTGCTGGACCTCCGCATCTTCAAGCCCCTGCAGATGAAAAACTGCAGTGTAGGTTTCACCTGGGACACCTCAAAAGTGACCCAGCCCTGGCCGCACATCCTCAAGAACAACCTCCCATCAGCCATTCCCCCTGTGTATCCCACCCAGGAGAACAAAACCATTGCTGGAAACACCGAGGTCATCAATGGGGCTGACAATGTGCGCTGCCCGATGTCGGATCTGGTCCGTTATTTGCAGGACCACCTGAATGGCGAAAATGGCAAGAAGGGACTGCTCAGACCCGACACCTACCGCGAACTGCACAAAGACCACCACGGTGATGATTATGGTTACGGCTGGGTGGTGCAGCAAAGCCCGGAAGGTGTGGTTCTGGGCCACGATGGCAGCAACACCCTGAATTATGCACGCATGGTTCTGGTTCCCAAAAGCAACCTGATTCTGTTTGGAGCAACCAACATCGGCTCTGAGAACGCTGGAACGGCCATTGAAGCAGGGATGGCAGAAGCCGTAAAACTCAACACGCCCTGA
- the purH gene encoding bifunctional phosphoribosylaminoimidazolecarboxamide formyltransferase/IMP cyclohydrolase, with translation MRAILSVSNKSGIVDFAKGLVEKGFEIISTGGTFKTLKDAGVAVRYVTEITGFPEILEGRVKTLHPAVHGGILARRTPEHLAQLNEQQITPIDLVCVNLYPFRETIAKPDVTFQDAIENIDIGGPAMIRASAKNHESVLIVVDPADYSEILGNLGNVTSEYRKYLAQKAFAHTAAYDTAIANYLAPSTGLPEQKTVELNRVIELRYGENPHQKAALYREGSQKGAVLDAEVLHGKAMSFNNYTDAEACWNLASEFDEPTVVGVKHANPCAVGTASTLAEAWQRAYEADPVSIFGGIVSVNRPLDADTARALKDVFLEVILAPEYTPEAFEILSKKKNLRLMKVAQAPKPTLDYKRINGGFVVQEADTLGLEGIQQSVVTKRAPTEQELQDLLFTWRVVKHVKSNAIVIGKDGRTTGIGVGQVNRIWATEQAIEHAGDHAKGSVLASDAFFPFDDVVRTAAAAGITAIIQPGGSVRDEDSIRAADELGIAMVFTGVRHFRH, from the coding sequence GTGCGCGCAATACTGTCTGTCAGCAACAAGAGTGGCATCGTGGACTTTGCAAAAGGTCTCGTCGAAAAAGGCTTTGAGATCATCTCCACCGGAGGGACCTTCAAAACCCTCAAAGATGCCGGTGTGGCCGTGCGGTACGTCACCGAAATCACCGGATTCCCGGAAATTCTGGAAGGCCGCGTCAAGACCCTGCACCCTGCTGTGCACGGGGGCATTCTGGCCAGAAGAACCCCGGAGCATCTGGCGCAACTGAACGAGCAGCAGATCACCCCCATTGATCTGGTGTGCGTGAACCTGTACCCCTTCCGTGAAACCATTGCAAAACCGGATGTGACCTTTCAGGACGCCATCGAGAACATCGACATCGGTGGGCCTGCCATGATTCGCGCCAGTGCCAAGAACCATGAGTCCGTGCTGATCGTGGTGGACCCCGCAGACTACAGCGAAATCCTGGGGAACCTCGGAAATGTCACTTCTGAATACAGAAAATACCTGGCTCAGAAAGCTTTCGCGCACACTGCTGCTTACGACACTGCAATTGCCAATTACCTTGCCCCTTCCACAGGTCTGCCTGAGCAGAAAACCGTGGAACTGAACAGGGTGATTGAATTGCGTTACGGCGAGAACCCCCACCAGAAAGCTGCCCTGTACCGCGAAGGCAGCCAGAAGGGTGCGGTGCTCGATGCCGAGGTTTTGCATGGCAAGGCCATGAGCTTCAACAACTACACCGACGCGGAAGCCTGCTGGAACCTCGCCTCCGAATTCGATGAACCCACCGTGGTCGGGGTCAAGCACGCCAATCCCTGCGCTGTGGGCACCGCCTCCACCCTGGCAGAAGCGTGGCAGCGTGCCTACGAGGCCGATCCTGTGAGCATCTTCGGGGGCATTGTTTCGGTGAACCGTCCCCTGGATGCTGACACTGCCCGTGCCCTGAAAGATGTGTTCCTGGAAGTGATCCTTGCGCCTGAGTACACCCCTGAAGCCTTCGAGATTCTGAGCAAGAAGAAGAACCTGCGCCTGATGAAAGTCGCACAGGCTCCAAAGCCCACCCTGGATTACAAGCGCATCAATGGTGGCTTTGTGGTGCAGGAAGCAGACACCCTGGGTCTGGAGGGCATTCAGCAGAGCGTGGTGACAAAGCGAGCCCCCACCGAACAGGAACTGCAGGACCTGCTGTTCACCTGGAGGGTCGTCAAGCATGTCAAATCCAATGCCATTGTGATCGGCAAGGATGGACGCACCACCGGGATTGGTGTGGGGCAGGTGAACCGCATCTGGGCCACCGAGCAGGCCATTGAGCATGCAGGCGACCACGCAAAGGGCAGTGTGCTCGCCAGTGATGCCTTCTTCCCCTTCGATGATGTGGTGCGCACTGCTGCCGCAGCAGGCATCACCGCCATCATTCAGCCTGGAGGGTCGGTCCGGGATGAGGACAGCATCAGGGCTGCAGATGAACTGGGCATCGCCATGGTTTTCACCGGTGTGCGTCACTTCCGGCACTGA
- a CDS encoding bifunctional 5,10-methylenetetrahydrofolate dehydrogenase/5,10-methenyltetrahydrofolate cyclohydrolase has translation MQPIYGKDTARDIKYNVKLEIARWNGLGIVPKMAVVLASSDPASLVYVQSKKRTAESLGIGLEVFDLGAEVSQKELEQTLHNLSDSEQYQGVMLEFPLAPHLDPEKALSRIAPHKDVEGLSPANLSLIATGREKEAILAPTPNACILLAETQGPLIGKRVAVIGPGRTVGRPLISMLINRGATVTVVTEHTREVRDTLKDCEVIFVCVGKHGLLRKEAITEGQIVIDAGINVINDGLKGDADPSIYPMLKAYSPVPGGVGVVTSALIFQNFVRALELQAEDLVVTGGHA, from the coding sequence ATGCAGCCGATTTACGGAAAAGACACCGCCAGGGACATCAAGTACAACGTCAAGCTGGAAATTGCCCGCTGGAATGGTCTGGGCATCGTCCCGAAAATGGCAGTGGTGCTGGCCTCAAGTGACCCGGCCAGTCTGGTTTACGTGCAGAGCAAGAAACGCACTGCAGAAAGCCTGGGCATCGGTCTGGAGGTCTTTGATCTGGGAGCAGAGGTGTCCCAGAAAGAACTGGAACAGACCCTCCACAACCTCTCGGACAGCGAACAGTACCAGGGGGTGATGCTGGAGTTCCCTCTGGCCCCCCACCTGGACCCCGAGAAGGCCCTGTCCAGAATTGCTCCTCACAAGGATGTGGAGGGACTCTCCCCTGCCAACCTGTCCCTGATCGCCACCGGGCGGGAAAAGGAAGCCATTCTGGCCCCCACCCCGAACGCCTGCATTCTGCTGGCAGAGACGCAGGGACCCCTGATCGGCAAACGGGTTGCCGTGATTGGCCCAGGGCGCACCGTGGGGAGACCTCTGATCAGCATGCTGATCAACCGGGGAGCAACCGTCACCGTGGTGACAGAACACACCCGCGAAGTCAGGGACACTCTGAAGGACTGCGAGGTGATTTTCGTCTGTGTGGGCAAACATGGCCTCCTCAGAAAAGAAGCCATCACCGAGGGCCAGATCGTGATTGATGCAGGCATCAACGTGATCAACGATGGTCTGAAAGGAGACGCGGACCCCAGCATTTACCCCATGCTGAAAGCCTACTCTCCGGTGCCGGGAGGGGTCGGGGTGGTCACCAGTGCCCTGATCTTCCAGAATTTTGTCCGTGCACTCGAACTTCAGGCCGAGGACCTCGTGGTCACTGGAGGTCATGCATGA
- a CDS encoding cyclodeaminase/cyclohydrolase family protein, with amino-acid sequence MSLWNQGIQELLDQTASDAPTPGGGSVAGLTASFGLGLVIMALEISKPKKNADVTGIDALLIEARELLTILKTHADRDVAAFERYMDALKLPKGTEERKTAVKDATRNAALTPLEAAKDVLRALQLGERAAALAHNSIISDVGAGVAVLQGAGQAFLLTVDMNLKYDADLNSEFRADRDQVSGEMLQVTERVMQQVQGILS; translated from the coding sequence ATGAGCCTGTGGAATCAGGGAATTCAGGAACTGCTGGACCAGACGGCCAGCGATGCCCCAACCCCCGGTGGAGGGTCTGTGGCTGGACTCACCGCATCTTTTGGTCTGGGGCTGGTCATCATGGCCCTGGAAATCTCTAAGCCCAAAAAGAATGCCGATGTGACTGGGATTGATGCCCTGCTCATCGAGGCCCGTGAACTGCTCACCATCCTGAAAACCCATGCGGACCGGGATGTTGCTGCTTTTGAGCGTTACATGGATGCCCTGAAGCTTCCAAAAGGCACCGAGGAACGCAAGACTGCCGTCAAAGACGCCACGCGCAACGCAGCCCTCACCCCTCTGGAAGCGGCAAAAGACGTGCTTCGCGCGTTGCAACTGGGGGAACGGGCAGCGGCTCTGGCCCACAACAGCATCATCAGCGATGTGGGGGCAGGTGTCGCTGTGCTGCAGGGCGCAGGACAGGCTTTCCTGCTGACGGTGGACATGAACCTCAAATATGATGCAGACCTGAACAGCGAATTCCGGGCAGATAGGGACCAGGTTTCGGGCGAAATGTTGCAGGTGACAGAGCGCGTGATGCAGCAGGTGCAGGGTATCCTGAGCTGA
- a CDS encoding alpha-amylase family glycosyl hydrolase encodes MKQPSNGNRQRFRLQHALAGLTLALALSSCNLFTNVPPVTNPGPVINGQDVLYFALTDRFANGDTSNDNGTKTRTGDTADKTNPIGWHGGDFKGITQKINEGYFEKLGVTAIWISPVYLQVPGQLAGDGPNKGKYHTGYHGYWAEDFLKVDPHFGTLQDLKDLVRAAHARGLKIVQDMVINHAGYGAQLTKDHPDWFNTAADCNASTNKDVDCDLAGLPDFKQEKAEVTKFLNDTVAYWIKEVGINGIRMDTMKHVPDAYWKQFFANGGVADPAKIWTVGEVLVGDVNFNKKFINDLGSPALFDFPLQFALKENLSTASGNLNAVARIFDQDSLYNDPNKLVTLVDNHDVKRFMSEAVDRGVPVAEAKERLDLALSLIFTSRGTPSVYYGTEIGMIGKGDAYNNVLGETSREDMDFSKLAENTLDERIKALSDARKKSASLRSGKQEILSRPETNGGKSLLAYRRTLEGADPVVVLINNSNTDLDLSTLAAGKVQLLGTFAKGSILSELTGKPLTVNLDADGNLTGNVAKHSALILSAKVGTAPGTDPTLGAASNLTSQSGTNGVKINWTPSEDANIAGYRVYVSENGTQFTPYNLEPVSTTQNHMLVLGLDNNKTYTFKVVGVGKNGKEAVNAPTLTAKPNPSVLSSVTFTVDARALGDADVEVRHFDNGQQEYQMTEKAGQPGIWTVTQQLPLFKPVVFKFGDDSSTAKNSGYEGAGQGDRVFIPDDLTDTYQGVYNFITLSAPSSFISGKVTSAGKPLKKALLNSSLEPQNYYAVSRKDGSYYLPLPDSQTVDITASKNGYASKTIRASSGSENANVDLALAIVGSKYTLDGDLSDWTAPKLTLTNAPGGYDTGFGNDNILKEIRVDADSKYLYLGYVYRASGNSAILHFDHKTGGFTNADALNAWPRKATFNLGIDFFVAQYQNNEPELRLTNGNTVDLNENFFYETTGSAPEYTTEVIIPWTSLGLADKPAILNGYAGIYGGDHYGAGDILPSEKSTPAYTGNKVAGYDQQREVTFTKPFTLAP; translated from the coding sequence ATGAAACAACCCAGCAATGGGAACCGGCAACGGTTCCGGCTTCAGCATGCACTTGCAGGCCTCACCCTCGCTCTGGCCCTTTCCAGCTGCAATCTTTTTACAAATGTTCCCCCTGTCACCAATCCCGGTCCGGTCATCAATGGTCAGGATGTGCTGTATTTTGCCCTGACAGACCGATTTGCCAATGGCGACACCAGCAACGACAATGGCACCAAAACCCGAACAGGAGATACAGCAGACAAAACCAACCCCATCGGGTGGCATGGCGGAGATTTCAAAGGCATCACCCAGAAGATCAACGAGGGGTACTTTGAAAAGCTGGGCGTCACCGCCATCTGGATCTCCCCCGTTTACCTGCAGGTCCCCGGACAGCTTGCAGGAGATGGACCGAACAAGGGCAAATACCACACCGGGTACCATGGCTACTGGGCCGAAGATTTTCTGAAAGTGGACCCCCACTTTGGCACCCTGCAGGACCTCAAGGATCTGGTCCGTGCTGCCCACGCCAGAGGCCTGAAGATCGTTCAGGACATGGTGATCAACCATGCAGGCTACGGAGCGCAGCTGACCAAAGACCATCCAGACTGGTTCAACACTGCCGCAGACTGCAACGCCAGCACCAACAAAGATGTGGATTGTGATCTGGCTGGACTCCCAGACTTCAAACAGGAAAAAGCTGAAGTCACGAAGTTCCTGAACGACACTGTGGCCTACTGGATCAAAGAAGTGGGCATCAACGGCATCCGCATGGACACCATGAAACACGTGCCCGATGCGTACTGGAAGCAATTCTTTGCGAATGGCGGTGTGGCAGATCCCGCAAAGATATGGACCGTGGGTGAGGTTCTGGTGGGCGATGTCAACTTCAACAAGAAGTTCATCAATGACCTGGGCTCCCCTGCCCTGTTTGATTTCCCCCTGCAATTTGCCCTCAAAGAAAACCTCAGCACAGCCAGCGGCAACCTGAACGCCGTTGCCCGCATCTTTGACCAGGACAGCCTTTACAATGATCCCAACAAACTGGTCACCCTGGTGGACAACCATGATGTGAAACGCTTCATGAGTGAAGCTGTGGACCGGGGTGTGCCTGTGGCAGAAGCCAAAGAACGCCTGGATCTGGCCCTCAGTCTGATCTTCACCTCACGGGGCACACCCAGTGTGTACTATGGCACGGAAATCGGCATGATCGGCAAGGGGGACGCTTACAACAATGTGCTGGGTGAAACCAGCCGCGAAGACATGGATTTCTCAAAGCTGGCCGAAAACACCCTGGATGAGCGCATCAAAGCCCTCAGTGACGCACGCAAGAAGAGTGCATCGCTGCGCTCGGGAAAACAGGAAATTCTGTCCCGTCCCGAAACCAATGGTGGAAAATCCCTGCTGGCCTACCGCCGCACCCTGGAAGGGGCAGATCCGGTGGTGGTGCTGATCAACAACAGCAACACCGACCTCGACCTCAGCACCCTGGCCGCAGGAAAAGTGCAGTTGCTGGGGACTTTCGCAAAAGGATCAATCCTCAGTGAACTCACCGGGAAACCCCTGACCGTCAACCTTGATGCGGATGGCAACCTCACCGGAAATGTGGCGAAACACAGCGCATTGATTCTCAGCGCAAAAGTGGGAACAGCCCCTGGCACAGATCCCACCCTTGGTGCAGCCAGCAACCTGACCAGTCAATCGGGCACCAATGGGGTCAAAATCAACTGGACACCCTCAGAAGATGCCAACATTGCCGGGTACCGTGTTTACGTCAGTGAGAACGGCACACAGTTCACCCCTTACAATCTCGAACCGGTGTCCACCACCCAGAACCACATGCTGGTGCTGGGATTGGACAACAACAAGACCTACACCTTCAAAGTGGTTGGGGTGGGCAAAAATGGCAAAGAAGCGGTCAATGCTCCCACACTGACCGCCAAACCCAATCCCTCTGTGCTGTCCAGTGTGACCTTCACGGTAGATGCACGGGCGCTCGGAGATGCCGATGTGGAAGTGCGTCATTTTGACAACGGGCAGCAGGAATACCAGATGACCGAAAAAGCAGGCCAGCCCGGCATCTGGACGGTGACCCAGCAGCTTCCGCTGTTCAAACCTGTGGTGTTCAAGTTTGGCGATGACAGCAGCACAGCCAAGAATTCCGGCTACGAAGGTGCTGGTCAGGGAGACCGGGTGTTCATCCCAGACGATCTCACCGACACTTACCAGGGGGTCTACAACTTCATCACCCTGTCTGCCCCCAGCAGTTTCATCTCTGGTAAAGTCACCAGTGCAGGGAAGCCACTCAAGAAGGCATTGTTGAACAGCAGCCTGGAACCCCAGAATTATTACGCCGTCAGTCGAAAAGATGGCAGCTATTACCTTCCCCTGCCCGACAGTCAAACCGTGGACATCACTGCCAGCAAGAATGGCTATGCTTCCAAAACCATCAGGGCCAGCAGCGGCAGTGAGAATGCAAATGTGGACCTCGCCCTGGCCATCGTAGGCTCCAAATACACCCTTGATGGAGACCTTTCAGACTGGACTGCACCCAAACTGACCCTCACCAATGCACCCGGTGGTTATGACACAGGTTTCGGAAATGACAACATCCTCAAAGAAATCCGGGTGGATGCAGACAGCAAATACCTGTATCTGGGTTACGTCTATCGGGCCTCTGGCAACTCCGCCATTCTGCACTTCGATCACAAAACAGGAGGGTTCACCAACGCCGATGCCCTGAATGCCTGGCCCCGCAAGGCCACATTCAATCTGGGGATAGACTTCTTTGTGGCCCAGTACCAGAACAACGAACCTGAATTGCGCCTCACCAATGGCAACACCGTCGACCTCAACGAAAACTTCTTTTATGAGACCACAGGCAGTGCGCCCGAATACACCACCGAAGTGATCATTCCCTGGACTTCACTGGGCCTGGCCGACAAACCCGCAATCTTAAATGGCTATGCAGGCATTTATGGTGGAGACCACTATGGTGCCGGAGACATCCTGCCAAGTGAGAAATCCACTCCGGCCTACACTGGCAACAAAGTGGCAGGATATGACCAGCAGCGCGAAGTCACTTTCACCAAACCTTTTACGCTGGCCCCCTGA